Below is a genomic region from Candidatus Neomarinimicrobiota bacterium.
ACTCCTTGACGCGCGCTTTCTTAAACTCCTCCGTAAAGGTTCTTCGCGGCCTTAAGTGAATTTTTGCCTTTCCCATAGATGACTTTTTCTCCTTCATTTTGTGTCAACCTATTTCAGGGAAAGACAAAATCATCCAATAAATATAGATTTCTGGTTTTTTCCGATTAAAAAACATAAACATTAAAAAATATTATAAAAATCGAAATAATATTGAATCTTACTAATAAAGTTAGCTATAACCACTCAATCAAAGCTAACCACTTAACCAAATAACTGTCAACTGACGACTGAGCACTGTCGACTAATCTGCCGACTGTCCACTGACGACTGTCCACTGACGACTGTCAACTGACGACTGTCAATACACCTCATCATGATTCCCAATATCCACCGGAATGATTGTGGATTCCTTAATGATGAATTCTATAATTATTCTATACGTGATGTTTATAGATACACTATAGATGTCCGCGAATTTTCTATGGATTTTATGTAATCGTAAGGAGGGATGTGCGGGATTAATTTCCAATAATTGTAATGTCTTCTGGTACTGATCTGTCAATTCCGGATGTTTTCGTATGAATTTTCGGGCGCGACGGGTATAGCTCTCGGTAAATATCAGTTTATACATCGGTGATTCTTTTAATATGCTCCTCAATATTATCGGGATAAATCCGTCCTTCTTTCCAATCCGTCAGACTTTCACGAATTGCACCGTCCAGTTCATATTTTCGTAGCTGATTGTATGCTTTAATAGGTATAACGACGAATTTTTCTTTACCACGAACGGTTATGACCGCTTCGGTATGTTCAGATATTGCTTTTTCGATCACCGAGACACCTTTTGTCTTAAGCTCATTGGCTGTAATTTGATATCGCATTGTTAATCCTCCTGTTAAGAATACGAATAATCGTACGATAAATCAAGTTATAAAGCGTTCTATTAAAAGGTTGAGGTTGAGGTTAAGGTTGAGGTTAAGGTTGAGGTTAAGGTTGAGCACGGTTCCCACTCCTCGCTACTCGTCCCTCGCTACTGATTGCAAAATAATAAGTGACGCGTGACTAGTGGCCCAATCATCCAATCGGCTGTCGAATGCTATAAAAACATAATACACTTATCAAAGTTATTATCAATGGTATATGTGTTGTTTTATCAAATCTCTTCTTCAATGTAAAATTCTGCCTGACATCGATCAATATCCACACGGACAAGCCGGACTGTTACCTTATCTCCTGGTGTATATTTGGTATTAGTATTGTGTCCTGTAAGCGTTTTATTTACCTCATCAAATACCCACCTGTCTTTTTTTAAACCCTGGATCGGAACAAAACCTTCGATATAAGAATTATCAATTTCTACCCATAAGCCATAAGACTTTACGTCTGAAACGAAACCCTGATAAATATCGCCGACATATTTTTTAAAATAACGCATTTGTTTTATGATATGATACTGACGTTCGGCTTCCATTCCTCGTAATTCTGCATCAGAAGATATGTTCGCAATTCGTTTCAATTTTTTTTTCAGATCTGGATCAGGTTTTTGTTGATTAAGATATTTTTTTAAAAGGCGGTGAACCATTAAATCAGGATAGCGCCGTATCGGAGATGTGAAATGGGTATAATCTTTAAATGATAATCCAAAGTGTCCCAATGGCTCGATAGAATATTTTGCTTTCATCATAGCCCGAAGGGCTGTACGCTTAACATAAGGGCTATCATTTTGCTTTAAAACATTTTCCAACGTCTGTTGAAATTTCACTGGGGTAACGGGGTGTTTAACGACATTGTAAAACGGATTTGAGCGACAATTAAAATTCCCTGTTAGGAAGAATAAATAATAAACTATCCGGGCAAGCATAAAAAGAAAGGGCTCGGATGGTTACAGACAAGCAGATAAGGAGATTGAAAAGGATGTTAGGACAGGAAAAGAAATCCAAACTCTTGTAAATTTTGTTCAATCTGCTGGAAAATATTCTGTGGATTTTGACGGCTCTAAATTGCCATCTGGAATTTATTTATACAAATTAACTACGAGTGCCGGTTCCAAATCCCAAAAAATGATAATCTTAAAATAATATAACATATTGAATATTTTTTTAAATGAAATCATCTAAACGTCTGAACGTCTCAACGTCTAAACGTCTGAACGTCTCAACGTCTAAACATCTCAACCTCTGAACCTCTGAACCTCTGAACGTCTAAACGTCTGAACGTCTGAACGTCTGAACGTCTAAACCTCTCAACGTTTTTCATTTGCATTTCATCGCCAATTCACTTTAGATTCCGACGAAATGAAGAAAACACTGAGACATCACCACCATCATCTTCACACATCCGTAGGAGGAACCGGGTAGGTCTCGTGTATAACCCAAAAATTTTCCAAGCCCGATTCCTTTGAGTCGGGCTTTTTGTATTCACTGACAAATTAAAGGAGAAAGTATGCTAACCTTAGCAATTCAGAAAAAAGGAAGACTCCATGACAACACCATGTCCCTCCTGAAGGACTGTGGAATTCGCCTGAGTAACGGGGGGAAGGATGGACTCATTGCCGACGCCGATAATTTTCCTCTCCGTGTTCTCTATTTACGGGATGATGATATCCCCGAATGTATTTACGACGGGGCAGCAGATATCGGCATTGTCGGT
It encodes:
- a CDS encoding type II toxin-antitoxin system Phd/YefM family antitoxin, translating into MRYQITANELKTKGVSVIEKAISEHTEAVITVRGKEKFVVIPIKAYNQLRKYELDGAIRESLTDWKEGRIYPDNIEEHIKRITDV
- a CDS encoding RNB domain-containing ribonuclease; the protein is MKFQQTLENVLKQNDSPYVKRTALRAMMKAKYSIEPLGHFGLSFKDYTHFTSPIRRYPDLMVHRLLKKYLNQQKPDPDLKKKLKRIANISSDAELRGMEAERQYHIIKQMRYFKKYVGDIYQGFVSDVKSYGLWVEIDNSYIEGFVPIQGLKKDRWVFDEVNKTLTGHNTNTKYTPGDKVTVRLVRVDIDRCQAEFYIEEEI
- a CDS encoding T9SS type A sorting domain-containing protein, giving the protein MRASIKRKGSDGYRQADKEIEKDVRTGKEIQTLVNFVQSAGKYSVDFDGSKLPSGIYLYKLTTSAGSKSQKMIILK